In the genome of Bosea sp. BIWAKO-01, the window CCTTGGCAAAGGTCATTTTGACGACGCTCTTGTAGGTCTCCCCAGTGCAGATCAATCCGTCGTGGGACCACACTGGAACCCCTCGCCATTTCCACTCCTCGAGCACCTCGGGATCGGCTTGCCTGATCCATGCCCGGAGCTGGGAGAGCATCTTGCCTCGCCAATCGCCCAGCGCTGTGATCCGCTCGTCGATCATCCGAGACGGGGAGTTTTCGTTCCGGGACTCGCTCTGGCTCATGATCTTCCCTTCTCTCCGGAACTCTCGCGTCTGGGATCGGGCCAACCGTCTGCTCGAGATCGCAGCGCGACCTCTCGAAGAGGCCAGCTGAACCCGGCAACGTTTTGAAGAGCACGGTGCGGATGCACGGGATCAAAATGCATAACTCCACGGCTATTGATCTGCATTCATAATCATTGGGCTATGCGTCAGTCAATCGAGGCATTCGCGCGCAACGATCGCCGTTGCCCACCCGTCTCCCGGACGATCGCCTTCGGGTCTCGCAACTCAGTATCAGCGTGGCCGCGATGGAATGCCCGACGCAAGCGCGGCGCTCTTCCGGTATCGGCGGCACCCTTCAGGGGAGCGAGACTGCGCTCATGATCCCGGGCCAGCGGCAGCCCACGATGGTTCTGCTCTCGATGGTGCGGGCGGACACGGGGGTGTAGATTGTTCGGGTCTTGTCTTCGGCAGTGCCTGATCCCCATCTCCAAGTGATCGCCGCTTCAAATTCCGGCATCGGTTTGGCGCTGCATCGCAAGCAGTCGTGAGGACGTAACACTGAAAACTCTGGTCCGGTTCGCCGGATTTGCCGAGATCAATAGGAGGAGGCCAGAATGACTCGCGCCTTCGTCAAGGAAGCCGAGGAAAGAGGGACCCTGGACGAGCTGCCGGACCGGCCGGTCTCGCCGCACCCAAACCTCGTGACGCCTGAGGGGCTCGCACAGATCGAGGCCCAGCTGGCGCGCTGGCATGACGAACACGCGGCGGCGCTGGCCGGAGGCGACCGCTCCGAGATCGCTCAGACGCGACGCGAGTTCCGCTACTGGACGGCGCGACGCGCCAGCGCCAAGCTGGCCCCTGCGCAGGAAAGGCACGACATCGTCCGCTTCGGCTCGACAGTGACGATCCGCCGGGCTGACGGGCGCACGCAGAACTGGCGGCTGGTCGGCGAGGACGAGGCCGATCCGGCACACGGAACGCTGCCCTATGTCGCGCCGTTGGCGAGTGCGCTGATGGGCAAGGGCATTGGCGAGAGCGTCAGCATCGGCACAGAGGCGGTCGAGATCATCACGATCGCCTGAGGCGATCGTTCAGCTTCGGGCGAGCCAGGCCTGAATCCCTGCTGCAGCTGCGACTCCGGTCGCGAAACAGGCTTGCAGCAGATAGCCGCCGGTCGGCGCCTCCCAATCCAGCATCTCGCCTGCGGCAAAGGTACCGGGCAAGCGATTCAGCATGAAGCCTTCCTCGATCTCGGCGGGGGCGACGCCACCGGCGGTGGAGATCGCCCGCTCGATCGGCCTGAGAC includes:
- a CDS encoding DUF1801 domain-containing protein, whose translation is MSQSESRNENSPSRMIDERITALGDWRGKMLSQLRAWIRQADPEVLEEWKWRGVPVWSHDGLICTGETYKSVVKMTFAKGASLDDPSGLFNSSLDGNTRRAIDIHEGETIDEGALKALIRAAVTLNTSGGRGKTKSRR
- the greA gene encoding transcription elongation factor GreA; this translates as MTRAFVKEAEERGTLDELPDRPVSPHPNLVTPEGLAQIEAQLARWHDEHAAALAGGDRSEIAQTRREFRYWTARRASAKLAPAQERHDIVRFGSTVTIRRADGRTQNWRLVGEDEADPAHGTLPYVAPLASALMGKGIGESVSIGTEAVEIITIA